Proteins encoded together in one Musa acuminata AAA Group cultivar baxijiao chromosome BXJ3-6, Cavendish_Baxijiao_AAA, whole genome shotgun sequence window:
- the LOC103988410 gene encoding probable serine/threonine-protein kinase PBL7, whose protein sequence is MEAEYRREGGVALLVIVVLAALSLASLLVAFSYYCYISNKVSKHLNSLKEGKSEQKEKAAPLGGGSGSDEAPVVVSERGVQVFTYKQLHSATGGFGKRSVVGHGSFGAVYRGALPDGRKVAVKLMDRPGKQGEDEFKMEVELLTRLHSPYLLTLIGHCSDGGHRLLVYEFMANGGLQEHLYPTKGSYGGISKLDWDTRMQIALEAAKGLQYLHEHVNPPVIHRDFKSSNILLDIYFHAKVSDFGLAKLGSDKAGGHVSTRVLGTQGYVAPEYALSGRLTTKSDVYSYGVVLLELLTGRVPVDMNRPPGEGVLVTWALPCLSDREKVTQILDPALEGHYSMKDAVQVAAIASMCVQPEADYRPLMADVVQSLVPLVKKRLLKRSSSSSASHACKPLVKPEYD, encoded by the exons ATGGAGGCAGAGTACAGGAGAGAGGGAGGCGTGGCTCTCTTGGTGATCGTTGTCCTCGCTGCTCTCTCGCTGGCTTCCCTCCTGGTCGCCTTCAGCTACTATTGCTACATCAGCAACAAAGTCTCCAAGCACCTCAATTCCCTCA AGGAAGGGAAGAGCGAACAGAAGGAAAAGGCGGCACCTttaggcggcggcagcggcagcgacgagGCGCCGGTGGTGGTGAGCGAGAGAGGGGTGCAGGTGTTCACCTACAAGCAGCTCCATTCGGCGACCGGCGGGTTTGGGAAGCGCAGTGTGGTGGGGCACGGGAGCTTCGGGGCCGTGTACAGGGGAGCGCTGCCCGATGGGCGGAAGGTCGCCGTCAAGCTGATGGACCGACCGGGGAAGCAAGGGGAGGATGAGTTCAAGATGGAG GTGGAGTTGCTGACGCGCCTTCACTCGCCATACCTGCTGACATTGATCGGCCATTGCTCCGATGGCGGGCATCGGCTTCTGGTCTACGAGTTCATGGCTAATGGGGGTCTTCAGGAACATCTGTATCCTACTAAAG GTTCCTACGGTGGCATTTCAAAGTTGGACTGGGATACGAGAATGCAAATAGCTCTTGAAGCTGCAAAAGGTCTGCAGTACCTTCATGAGCACGTCAACCCCCCTGTCATCCATAGGGATTTCAAAAGCAGCAATATTTTGTTGGACATTTACTTCCATGCCAAAGTTTCAGATTTTGGACTTGCAAAACTTGGATCCGATAAAGCAGGAGGCCATGTTTCCACACGTGTTTTAGGCACACAAGGATATGTTGCTCCAGA ATATGCATTGTCCGGGAGATTGACAACTAAATCAGATGTATACAGCTATGGAGTAGTGCTCTTGGAACTGCTGACTGGTAGAGTCCCGGTAGATATGAATAGGCCACCAGGGGAAGGTGTACTCGTAACCTGG GCTCTGCCATGTCTCAGTGATCGAGAAAAAGTAACTCAGATACTGGATCCAGCATTGGAAGGTCACTATTCTATGAAGGATGCTGTTCAGGTGGCTGCCATTGCTTCCATGTGTGTGCAACCTGAGGCTGATTACAGGCCTTTAATGGCGGACGTCGTCCAGTCACTGGTCCCTCTTGTGAAGAAGAGGTTGCTGAAAAGGAGTTCCAGTTCCTCTGCTTCTCACGCTTGCAAGCCTCTAGTGAAACCTGAATATGATTGA
- the LOC103987820 gene encoding peroxidase P7-like isoform X2, producing MASLMQTLVTLSLLSLFVCYVHGQLSSTFYAGTCPNLQQIVRSTMAQAVNKEPRMAASILRLFFHDCFVNGCDASILLDDTAAFTGEKNASPNRNSARGYEVIDAIKSNVEAACRSTVSCADILALAARDGVALLGGPTWAVQLGRRDARTASQSDANSNLPGPSSGLSTLISSFAAKGLNARDMTALSGAHTIGQAQCGNFRSHIYNDANVNSSFAALRKRNCPSSGGDGNLAPLDLETPNRFDNGYYRDLVAKKGLLHSDQELFNGGSQDSLVRQYSVNNAAFSRDFAAAMVKMGAISPLTGNRGEIRLNCRKGLSARDMTALSGAHTIGQARCTTFRSHIYSDADVDPSFAALSQQNCPSAGGDDNLAPLDLQTPNRFDNEYYQNLVAKKGLLHSDQELFNNGTQDSLVRLYSVNARAFARDFAAAMVKMGAISPLTGTNGEIRLNCRNVN from the exons ATGGCGTCTTTGATGCAGACATTAGTCACGCTCTCTCTGCTCTCGCTGTTTGTCTGCTATGTCCATGGGCAGTTGTCTTCTACATTCTATGCTGGCACATGCCCCAACCTACAGCAGATCGTGCGCTCCACCATGGCGCAGGCCGTCAACAAGGAGCCACGCATGGCTGCCTCCATCCTCCGGCTTTTCTTCCACGACTGTTTCGTTAAT GGCTGCGATGCGTCGATACTTCTGGATGATACTGCCGCATTCACCGGCGAGAAGAATGCCTCCCCCAATAGGAACTCCGCCCGCGGCTACGAGGTTATCGACGCCATCAAATCCAACGTCGAAGCCGCCTGCCGATCAACGGTATCGTGCGCCGACATCCTCGCGCTGGCAGCACGCGATGGCGTGGCCTTG CTTGGTGGACCGACATGGGCGGTTCAGCTGGGCCGTCGGGATGCCAGGACCGCAAGCCAAAGCGACGCTAACAGCAACCTCCCCGGGCCCTCCTCCGGCCTCTCCACTCTCATATCTTCGTTCGCCGCCAAGGGCCTCAACGCACGCGACATGACCGCCCTCTCCGGTGCCCACACCATCGGCCAAGCGCAGTGCGGAAACTTCCGCTCCCACATCTACAACGACGCCAACGTCAACTCGAGCTTCGCTGCGCTCCGCAAACGGAACTGCCCGTCCTCTGGCGGCGACGGCAACCTGGCGCCGCTTGACCTCGAGACACCGAACCGGTTCGACAACGGCTACTACCGGGACCTGGTGGCCAAGAAGGGACTGCTCCACTCGGACCAGGAGCTGTTCAACGGCGGCTCTCAGGACTCGCTGGTGAGGCAATACAGCGTCAACAATGCGGCGTTCTCACGGGATTTTGCGGCGGCCATGGTGAAAATGGGAGCCATCAGCCCGCTGACTGGAAACAGGGGAGAGATCAGATTGAACTGCAGGAAG GGCCTCAGCGCGCGCGACATGACCGCCCTCTCCGGCGCCCACACCATCGGCCAAGCGCGGTGCACCACCTTCCGCTCCCACATCTACAGCGACGCAGACGTCGACCCCAGCTTCGCGGCCCTGAGCCAGCAGAACTGCCCCTCCGCCGGCGGCGACGACAACTTGGCTCCGCTGGACCTTCAGACGCCGAATCGGTTCGACAACGAGTACTACCAGAACCTGGTGGCCAAGAAGGGGCTGCTGCACTCGGACCAGGAGCTCTTCAACAATGGAACCCAGGACTCCCTGGTGAGGCTGTACAGTGTCAACGCAAGGGCATTTGCCAGAGATTTTGCGGCGGCGATGGTGAAGATGGGAGCCATCAGCCCGCTGACGGGAACGAACGGAGAGATTAGATTGAACTGCAGGAACGTGAACTAG
- the LOC103987820 gene encoding peroxidase P7-like isoform X1 encodes MASFVRRQVILTLCSAALVLCTARAQLSPAFYASTCPSLPRIVRTTMARAVNREPRMAASILRLFFHDCFVNGCDASILLDDTATFTGEKNAFPNRNSARGYEVIDTIKSNVEAACQATVSCADILALAARDGVALLGGPKWRVQLGRRDATTASQSDANSNLPGPSSSLANLISSFAAKGLSARDMTALSGAHTIGQARCTTFRSHIYSDADVDPSFAALSQQNCPSAGGDDNLAPLDLQTPNRFDNEYYQNLVAKKGLLHSDQELFNNGTQDSLVRLYSVNARAFARDFAAAMVKMGAISPLTGTNGEIRLNCRNVN; translated from the exons ATGGCCTCCTTCGTTCGGAGACAGGTCATCCTCACTCTCTGCTCCGCCGCGCTTGTGCTCTGCACAGCCCGGGCGCAACTGTCGCCCGCATTCTACGCTAGCACTTGTCCAAGCTTACCCCGCATCGTGCGGACGACCATGGCGCGGGCCGTCAACAGGGAGCCACGGATGGCTGCATCCATTCTCCGCCTCTTCTTCCATGACTGCTTCGTGAAT GGCTGCGATGCATCGATACTTCTGGATGATACTGCCACATTCACCGGCGAGAAGAATGCTTTTCCCAATAGAAACTCCGCCCGCGGGTACGAGGTCATCGACACCATCAAATCCAACGTCGAAGCTGCTTGCCAAGCGACCGTGTCGTGCGCCGACATCCTCGCGCTCGCCGCTCGCGATGGCGTGGCCTTG CTTGGTGGACCAAAATGGAGGGTTCAACTTGGCCGTCGCGACGCAACGACGGCGAGCCAAAGCGACGCCAACAGCAACCTCCCGGGACCCTCCTCGAGCCTCGCGAACCTCATCTCCTCGTTCGCTGCCAAGGGCCTCAGCGCGCGCGACATGACCGCCCTCTCCGGCGCCCACACCATCGGCCAAGCGCGGTGCACCACCTTCCGCTCCCACATCTACAGCGACGCAGACGTCGACCCCAGCTTCGCGGCCCTGAGCCAGCAGAACTGCCCCTCCGCCGGCGGCGACGACAACTTGGCTCCGCTGGACCTTCAGACGCCGAATCGGTTCGACAACGAGTACTACCAGAACCTGGTGGCCAAGAAGGGGCTGCTGCACTCGGACCAGGAGCTCTTCAACAATGGAACCCAGGACTCCCTGGTGAGGCTGTACAGTGTCAACGCAAGGGCATTTGCCAGAGATTTTGCGGCGGCGATGGTGAAGATGGGAGCCATCAGCCCGCTGACGGGAACGAACGGAGAGATTAGATTGAACTGCAGGAACGTGAACTAG